In Streptomyces puniciscabiei, a single genomic region encodes these proteins:
- a CDS encoding TIGR03618 family F420-dependent PPOX class oxidoreductase encodes MRAVLVTHRQDGGIQASPVSALAIDEDVFFITSSEVTAKARNLRRDPRAALCVVSENWYGPWRTVEGKAEVHTLPEAFEDLKEFHRLRDGARLGAGPEADRRLLETWEAEAKVFIVVRAERIARAPSLDELATTLAARRSGQPR; translated from the coding sequence GTGCGCGCGGTATTGGTAACGCACCGCCAGGACGGCGGAATTCAGGCATCTCCGGTCTCCGCGCTGGCCATCGACGAGGACGTCTTTTTCATCACGTCCAGCGAGGTGACCGCCAAGGCCCGCAACCTACGGCGCGATCCGCGGGCGGCGCTCTGCGTCGTCTCGGAGAACTGGTACGGGCCCTGGCGGACGGTCGAGGGCAAGGCGGAGGTCCACACCCTCCCGGAGGCGTTCGAGGACCTCAAGGAGTTCCACCGGCTGCGCGACGGCGCCCGCCTCGGTGCCGGGCCCGAGGCGGACCGCCGGCTCCTGGAGACCTGGGAGGCAGAGGCGAAGGTGTTCATCGTCGTGCGCGCCGAGCGCATCGCGCGCGCCCCCTCGCTCGACGAGCTGGCCACCACCCTCGCGGCGCGGCGGTCCGGGCAGCCCCGCTGA